The stretch of DNA GAGAGTTCAGAACGCACAccggacgctctggccgatgagtagggttgatccgaacgttctgacctcacaaaggcagtcaagcacccaagctaactggctaacattggctagcttgctagctacttccagacacataatgagagaacacacgactctgaccattttacttgccctagcggagctggttaggctgttttaatGTTattcagagcattggtgactgtaactgtgttgctggcaacaatttaactacgcttttttgccgacgtttactgacaccggccatattcaacgggtgttgagcgttcgtaaattcatcagatattctgcgctctggcacactcagaggagagtgctctgaaatcggagtagatggccagactgaatctCTCCTGGcacagggtggaggagagactgactgcatcactgatTGTCTTTGTTAGAGGTATTGAAATGTTGATATCCCCAAATTGTCTGTTTAAGCGACAAGTATACAGCTCAAACATCCATAcataacccacaagacatgccaccagaggtctcttcacagtccccaagttcaAAACAGACTACGGGAAAAGCAcagttctatactgaacaaaaatataaatgcaacatgcaacaatttcaaagattttactgagttacagttcatataaggaaatcagtccatttaaatgaattcattaggccctaatctatggatttcacatgactgggaatacagatatgcatctgttggtcacagataccttaaagaaagTTGgcacgtggatcagaaaaccagtcagtatctggtgtgaccaaagttttcctcttaaggatctgaccctttttttcaattttcgcctaaaaggacatacccaaatctaactKcctgtagctcaggacctgaagcaaagatatacatattcttgataccatttacaactctttaaagtttgtggaaatgtgaaattaatgtaggagaatataacacattagatctgataaaacataatacaaagaaaaagacatgcgtttaaaaaaaagcataatcTTTAAAATGCAAGAGATAGGCCACAATGTATTGttgcagtttaggcgcaatttagattttggccaatagatggcagcagtgtacgtgcaaagttttagactgatccaatgaaccattgcattactgttaaaaatgttgtatcaagtcgacccaaatgtgcctaattggtttattgatacattttcaagtatataactgtgcactcttctcaaacaatagcatggtattatttgactgaaatagctactgtaaattggacagcgcagttagattaacaagaatttaagctttctgcccatatcagatatgtctatgtcctgggaaattttcttgttacttaaaacgtcatgctaatcacattagcgctcgttagctcaaccgtcccgtgggggtacaccgatcccgtagaggacattggcgggaactgaaacatgccgtcgtacacgtcaatccagagcatcccaaacatgctcaatgagtgacatgtctggtgagtatgcaggccatggaagaactgggacattttcagattccaggatttgagtacagatccttgcaacatggggccatgcattatcatgctaaaacatgaggtgatggaggtagattaatggcacgacaataggcctcaggatctcgtcacggtatctctgtgatttaaattgccatcgataaaatgcaattgtgttcgttgtccgtagcttatgtctgcccacaccataaccccacctccaccattgggcactctgttcacaatgttgacatcagcaaaccgctcgccggCATGACACACGTGGTCtacgtttgtgaggccggttgaacgtactgccatattctttaaaatgacgttggaggcagcttatcatcgataaattaacattaaattatctggaaacagctctggtggacattcatgcagttggtgttccaaatgcacgctccctcaaaacgtgtggcattgtgttgtgtatcaaaactgcacattttagagggatCATTTATTGTCCCTAGCAAAAGGTGCACYtgtgtaatgatcatgctgttcattCAGATtattgaaatgccacacctgtcaggtggatggattatcttgggaacGAGAAATACTCACTATCAGGGGTGTAAgagtgtgcacaacatttttgagaaaaaagttttttgtgcgtatagaacatttctgggatcttttatttcctctcttgaaacatgggaccaacactttacatgttgcatttatatgtttgttcTGTATACATAGAGCCCTATTTCATGTAACTCAGTCAAGCAGTAAaatgtgataaaaaaataaaacaggtaaaactacactttatggaacagtgcggactgtgaagacacacacaggcacacaggcagcATTCGCAAATAAACACACGCActctttacaaaaatatattttaatattgttattttgctgtgttattgattttgtattttgtagatATATTATGATAGAGTAGTGTGTACTAacgtgttgtgttgttttgttttattgtatgtaattgtgattggaccccaggaagattagctgctgccttggcaagagCTATTGAGGAtccgtaataaatacaaaatagtatttaggtatttgatgtTTATTAATTTGTATTAGATGAAGGGTTGTAACTTTTACCCTGTTATGATGCCTGTTATCCACTTTACTGTCATTAGAACATTGTGACAGAATACTATTTGGGACCTCCCCCAGAAACACTGTAATTTGATGCCAAGCTATCACCAGATCAGGCCCTGTTGGTAAAAAAATCTCAATTAAAAACTACAGTTCGGACATTCCTCGAGACCCCTCCATCGAAAAGACGGAGTGTGTTTTCTTCCAGAAATGCTGCTTCAAGAAATGCAGTTCCTTGTGAAAAACCACAAACTCCAGTTTTGGTTGCGCGCAAACGCACAAGAGGGCTGGCTTTCTGAAATGCTCCCCTGAAGTTTGAGACGCACACACGAGGGTTGTCGACTTGGGTGGTCGCTCTACTTTAGTGAGCTGTTGCTAAGCAGCTAATAATAGTCGTGTTTGCTGAGTAATTTTTGCCCTTCTGGAACCAATCAGATGCGAGAAAATCCGGCCATCTGACAGCCCTAAAGGCGGGATTTCGATTATTTTCGCTTTTacccctcctcctctgtttccaaATGGAGAGAGGTCTTTTTTCTCCTCTGTTGAATCTCAGAGTTCGCGGTGTCGTGCGGCCCAAGGGAAGACCACATAGAAGACACAGAATGCTACGACCATCGAACGTTCCAAGCCGCCGTTTTGTAGATGGGAATGGCTTTTTCCACTTTGCCGTTtaagataaatacattttttgaagaGAAACGCTGAATGTGCAAAGCGGTGGAGACCTCTGKATCACGAAATGTTGGGATGGAAGGCGCAGACTTTGACTCGCCGTCTCCAACAGCAGTATGAAGTACTTTACGGGTGTGAGATCACCGAGAGTGAAACTGTGTTGCCTTGGGACATTACCACACGCTTTCGGGGAAATATTATAACGTGGAAAAGCAGAACCAGCGCGAAGTCTCCGCAACATGGCCTCGGCTGCTAatgcctcatctgagcaggaAAACGGGGACCCCGATCGGCCGAGGATAACGCGGAGGAACAGGGGGAACTATCGCTCAACAGCGCCTGATTTGGAGTATTTGCAGCGGCTAAGTTACTGCGATGCAGCTTTCGCCTTGCAGCAAATATCCGAGGTGCTTATTATTTAACATGTTTGAGTGAAATTATATGGGCATGGTTCTACTATAATGAAACTGGCCAACATTGTCACGTCGCTAGGTAACGGGATAGAAGACGGGCAGTAGAGAGGGGTTGGGGTGTAGCGCTATGCCGTGTAATCTATGTTGTGATTTGCTATTCAATTATAGTTCACATTTCTCGCGTTTAGACTATTTCTGATCCATGTTTGGAATATAGGCTACACATATTATATAGGCTACATTCGGCTACAATGTTTAAATAACSGTCGCGCAACTAGGCTACACAGTGAGGGCTATTCACTACTTTTGCACAATTCAAATGTACATAACAGTTTAGACCTATGTGTTTCCGCACTGATCGAACACGATTCTAACTGCCCAGACGTCTGCACGATGTTATCTTTACTGGGGAGTcgttctctgttctcttctctaaTGCAAAAATCCATGTGGCTACCCTCTTCCGTTCACAAATATTGTCGTAGCCTAACTCCCTCGGTGATGGCTACTCCACTCCCCAACGCAGATCACACACGCAGCTCTACGGGAATGgaattgtgtggtgtgtgattttGCGGCAGCGTAAAAACTCACGTGAACCTTTTGGGGGATTAATAGCATCATTCGATACAATGTATTGCAACAAGGCTTGCGCTGTGTTACACTTTGTCACTGACTGACCGCAAGCCATGCTGCGCTTTCCACTCatgccggtgtgtgtgtggtaaaaacAACAAAGTAACAGACTATAGTCCTGTCGTCCAAAACCGGTGCTTACGTTGCTGGCTCGTGAACTATCTATTTCCTTCCTCGACGTAGGAGGTCCAACCACTGCCTTTTTGGGCCAGAATAACAGGCCTAGTCCGAGGTTCTTATTCCGAACAGTAAACATTGATGTACCATATTGAACACACTGCAGGTGAACAGTATAGGGTAGCCCACGTTATTAACATATCCCCACCAGGCCCCAATGAAGTATGGATCTAGAACAACTGGCATGCTAATTGCACTTACCATACCAATGTAATAACACATTtaataacatgtattttattatatgataaCCGTGATGTCCTCTCCACATAACACTACATTCAATTGATCAACAATTATAAATATTTGATGCTCCCAGCACTTGTTTAGGGAATAATATGCGGTATTTCTCTTGTCGCAGGGGAAAGCGACTGGAAGAAAAGCACCGCTGTGGCTGAGAGCGAAGTTTCAGAGACTCTTGTTTAAATTGGGCTGTTACATACAAAAGAACTGTGGAAAGTTTTTGGTTGTGGGCCTATTAGTATTCGGAGCTTTCGCTGTTGGCTTACGGGCAGCTAATCTGGAAACCGACGTGGAGAAACTCTGGGTAGAAGGTaagaaaatgttttataattttGGTCCTTTTTCATGTTGAGTTGTTTGTCTTTCCTGTTGAGAATAAGCTCAAGTCTGGGAAGGATTgggtggggtggagagggatGGTGGGGTCTTCCAAACAAGTGGAGGTTGTTTATTGTATAGCAGTTTGGCAAGGGGCCAAGTCTAAACttgaaaatatttgtatttcGTGTCATGTTATGGTTTTTGTTGCTTTGGATACGTTGTTGTTGAGTGTAGATGCGCAAAGAAAGTGCACAGATTATTTCAACATTTTTCTTTAAGTTAAAAGGAAAATTGTAATAAAATTCATGAGATGTTTTGGAGAGAGGAAATTTTGTCACAGCCGccattttgtgagtgtgtgtgtgtgtgtctgcctgcccccAGCAGTTGAATGTGATCCGCGCACAGCTcggagactgtgtgtggtcccgTTTTGGACAGCTCTCAACTTTCCAAGAAAGTTTTGTCTCTGGCTGAAAGCGGAGTGCGGACAGAAACGCATGTGTACAAAGTAGACCAGCTGAAACTCAGGGTTATGACGAAATCCGTCATGTAGAATAAGTGTATTTTTGTTTGAAAGGGGACTTTGAGTATGGGTGGTGATTTTGGGGAAAGGGGGAGGGGCagcgttttttttcttcctttgatCTGCATTCCAGTAGTTTAGGACCGTGGTAGCCTATATTTGAGTCATGTATGGGTCATCAATTCACTCACTTTTGAAATGTGAGCAGTTTGAAAGagatcataatttggttttatgATTGAAACGTTATTGCCATTAGACCATGGTTGTTTACATAATATATTTCTGGAGTATCTTTAGGCTCAGCCTATGCTCATTAGGCTACTATAGTGACATGTGAACAATCATCCcagcagatatttttttttacagatttctCCCTCCTATAGGCTGATGCAAGCCAGTGAGTGAGGGTCACTCAAGCTCTCAAAGTTACCCTTTTCTGGTGCCATTCGGACATAAGCTATAGACTAAACCTTAAGTTGTGTGTCAAGACTAAAGTATATTATAGCCTACTAGATACCGTTATTTTAAATAGTAATACTTTATTACTGTGTAATAATATGCAATATTATTTCAAAGCATGTGGATTCTATCAACAACATATTGTCTAATTAATCCCTTTAATGTCAATGTCCAAATCCCTTTCCTTTGCTAACTATCCAATGGCTACTCTTATAGTTGACTGTAGGGTTGGGAGGAATCCAGATAccttccttctctcatcccgggatttacagtattaccgacttagtacacaagggggccGCAAAACAAATCTAAAAAGCCCTTTGGGAATGCtaacaaaatgtgcacaagtAACAGCGAATTTCtgtggaggctgctagctaaatatgctaaagATCATAAACGAACATAAACGAAtcgcaaagacaggcaatccagctcataaagttatacagtaccagtcaatagctTGGACatacccactcattcaagggtttttacctttattttgaccattttctacattgtagaataatggtaaagacatcaaaactatgaaataacacatatggaatcatgttgtaaccaataaagtgttaaacatatcaaaatctattttctatttgagattcttcaaagtagcaaccctttgccttgatgacagctttgcacactcatggtgttctctcaaccagcttcatgaggtagtcacttggaatgcatttgaattaacgggtgtgtcttgttaaaagttaatatgtggaatttctttcattcttaatgcgtttgagccaatcagttgtgttgtgacaaggtaggggtggcatacaaacgaccacattatggcaagaaaagttcaaataagcaaagataatcattactttaatacatgaaggtcagtcaataagtgcaatttaaagaactttgaaagtttcttcaagtgcagtcgcaaaaaccatcaagcgctatgatgaaactggctctcatgaggaaaggaagacccagagttacctctgctgcagaggataagttcattagagttaccagcctcagaaattgcaatccatataaatgcttcacagagttcaagtaacagacacatctcaacatcaactgttcagaggatactgcgtgaatcaggcctctatggtcgaattgctgaaagaaaccactactaaaggacactgtgtttcttgggccaagaaacacaagcaatagacattagatcagtggaaatctgtcctttggtctgattttgagatttttggttccaaccgccatgtctttgtgagacgcagagtgtgtgaacggatgatctccgcatgtggttcccaccgtgaagcatggaggaggaggtgtgatggtgtgggggtgctttgctggtgacaatgttggttatttagaattcaaggtacacttaaccagcatggctaccacagcactctgcagtgatacgccaKcccatctggtttgcgcttagtgggactatgatttgtttttcaacaggacaatgacccaacacacctccaggctgtgtaagggctatttgaccaagaaggagagtgatggagtgctgcatcagatgacctggcctgcacaatcacccgacctcaacccagttgagatggtttgggatgtgttggaccgcagagtgaaggaacagcagccaacaagtgctcagcatatgtgggaactccttcaagactgttggaaaagcattccaggtgaaactggttgagagaatgccaagagtgcaaagctgtcatcaaggcaaaggttggctactttgaagaaactcaaatataaaatatattttgattttgtttatcacttttttgttactacatgattgtgttatttcatagttttcatgtcttcactgttattcaatgtagacaatagtccaaataaagaaaaacccttgaatgaataattgtgtccaaacttttgWctggtactgtatattttttgaaaatcttcAAATAAATTGTTTCAATGgtattgacggtattgaaaaaccatcctgtggctatttccaaataccctggtACATGGTATATATGGTGTACAGCCCAAGCCTAGTTTACTGTGAACTTAGCTGATTTAGTTACAGTAAGGGAGTGTTAATAAAGCACAGCTACATAAAGTGGTTTCTTCTTTCCTGGACCTATCCTAGTGTTGCACAGCTCCATGGTTCTTCACACACAAGCCTGTCAGCTGAGTCTTGCTGGCAGATGGTCAACAACACATCTACACGTCCACTACAGCACAGGCTTTTCAACCGTTGCTATTTCCCTACAttctgttattgttttgttgtgtcaaGGTGTTAGAACTCAGGGTCATCTACTATAAATAGTTTAGCCAAGTTTATTGTGATGACTGATGGCTGAGGtttgcatgtgcacacacactagtgcatgagaacacacacacacaccacacacacacacacacacacacacacacacacacacacacacacacacacacacacacacacacacacacacacacacacacacacacacacacacacacacacacacacacacacacacacacaccacacacacacacacctttcccagGTCAGAGACTGAGGGTTTCCAGATGCTAGTTgggagatactgtatgtgtttgtttagATTAGACTGCACAGCTGAGGGATAGATTAGTACTGCCTGGACAGTGGAGGGCTGCTCTAGGCTCTGCTCAGCACAGGGGGAACTGTTGCCCAACGTCAAcatgaagaggggagaagaggtagagaggaagggaggaaatggtatgagaggagaagagcagaggaggagacaggagaggagaagagatggaaagagaaaggaaggtatgagaagaggggaggaggagagagggcgtCTGTTTA from Salvelinus sp. IW2-2015 linkage group LG33, ASM291031v2, whole genome shotgun sequence encodes:
- the LOC111957820 gene encoding protein patched homolog 1-like; this encodes MASAANASSEQENGDPDRPRITRRNRGNYRSTAPDLEYLQRLSYCDAAFALQQISEGKATGRKAPLWLRAKFQRLLFKLGCYIQKNCGKFLVVGLLVFGAFAVGLRAANLETDVEKLWVEGQ